In Macrotis lagotis isolate mMagLag1 chromosome 8, bilby.v1.9.chrom.fasta, whole genome shotgun sequence, a single genomic region encodes these proteins:
- the NDE1 gene encoding nuclear distribution protein nudE homolog 1, with translation MEDLGRKTFSSEEEEITYWKELAIQYKERADNTQEELREFQEGSREYEAELEAQLQQIETRNRHLLSENNRLHIELESIKEKFEMQISEKYQHITALEDDLVQTKAIKDHLQKYIRELEQANDDLERAKRATIMSLEDFEQRLNQAIERNAFLESELDEKENLLESVQRLKDEARDLRQELAVQQKQEKPRTPMHSSLETERTDTAVQATMSVPSTPIAHRGPNASINTPGSFKRGLEDSYGGTPLTPAARISALNIVGDLLRKVGALESKLASCRNFVYDQSPNRASVASSGQGIKTRDGSEKRPSNTSVPLGEKGLGKRLEFGKLSSSIPSPSLPSPQGVVKMLL, from the exons ATGGAGGACTTAGGTAGGAAGACTTTCAGCTCTGAGGAGGAAGAAATTACCTACTGGAAAGAATTAGCTATACAGTATAAAGAGCG GGCAGACAATACACAAGAGGAACTGCGTGAATTCCAAGAGGGAAGCAGAGAATATGAAGCTGAGCTGGAGGCCCAGTTGCAACAAATTGAAACCAGGAATCGACATCTTTTGTCAGAAAATAATCGCCTCCACATAGAACTTGAATCAATTAAG GAAAAGTTTGAAATGCAGATTTCTGAAAAGTACCAACATATCACTGCATTAGAAGATGATCTTGTACAGACTAAAGCGATTAAAGATCATTTACAGAAATATATCAGGGAGCTAGAGCAAGCAAATGATGACTTGGAGAGAGCAAAACG AGCTACTATCATGTCTTTGGAAGACTTTGAGCAGAGATTGAATCAGGCCATTGAAAGAAATGCCTTTCTGGAGAGTGAACTTGATGAGAAAGAGAATCTCTTAGAATCTGTTCAGCGATTGAAAGATGAAGCCAGAG ACTTGCGACAGGAATTAGCAGTGCAACAGAAGCAAGAGAAACCCAGGACTCCTATGCACAGTTCATTGGAAACAGAGAGGACTGACACTGCTGTGCAGGCGACAATGTCGGTGCCATCTACACCCATTGCACACCGAGGACCCAATGCCAGTATAAACACACCTGGATCATTCAAGAGAG GCTTGGAGGACAGTTACGGGGGTACTCCTCTCACGCCAGCTGCCAGGATCTCCGCACTGAATATTGTGGGAGACTTGCTTCGGAAAGTTGGG gCACTGGAGTCCAAACTTGCATCCTGTCGAAACTTTGTATATGATCAGTCGCCAAACAGAGCAAGTGTTGCATCATCAGGGCAAGGCATCAAGACCAGAGATGGCAGTGAAAAACGGCCAAGCAATACCAGTGTGCCTTTGGGAGAGAAAGG GTTAGGAAAACGACTGGAATTTGGAAAGCTTTCTTCAAGTATTCCATCACCATCACTGCCATCACCACAAGGTGTAGTCAAGATGCTGCTTTGA